The following is a genomic window from Colletotrichum lupini chromosome 5, complete sequence.
TATGTCAGCTGCGTAATCTTTGTTATTGTGGAAGACGCCCAAAAGATTGTGCCAGAACATGAGGAACCTTCCAAAAGCATTGTGTTTCACTCCACCGCCCAATACTGTTGCACCAACCAGAACACCATCTGGTTTCAAAAGCCGACCTAGCCCTGCCATAGCCTCTCCTTTTCGCTTGGAACTCCCAGGGAGACAGTGCAACAATAACATACAAGAAATGACGTCGAACTGTCCGTTGCTACCCATATGCAGAGATGAAGGTAGTTGCGAGGTATGGCGATCGCCAAGCACAAAGACGTCAGCTTGAACTGTGTCAACGATGACGTCGGGATGTGCCAGTTGAATGCGGTGTTGAGCCTCGGCTAGAGGGTTTTGATTGATGTCGACCAGAAAGATTATCGAATCAGGAGGAAGAGGCGCCCTCTGCATGAAAAAGCCAGTGCCGACGCCGATATCCAGCAGTCTTGCATTAGGTTTGACAAGGGAGGAAATGTGCTTGCTATAGTGACCTGAGAGGACGTCTCTAGGACATCCCCAGGCTAATGGACAGTAGAAGCCGAGGACAAGGGTATCGTAGAGCCATCGTAGAAACAGTGGGAAATAGACAGCGTTGCTAAGGGTGCTTGCAGACATGGTGTgagtgttagtatccctattacagggtagttagttcgaaccgtagttaacaaagagattaattaaactatataaatatctgcgtagtaagtataaaaaagaggttttaactataggttaggctagctacgataatcgtaaatagggcccctaattagcccctatatagtcggctatatattacagttaaattagacttctaatttaatactaactttctctttcttttatcgatttaaccgctacggttagaagtataattcgacctcgggcccgtttactaagtcgtctccttttcccccttttctctactctttttatataacctattcctctatttatataataacttttttattacttacgaattactctaatcccttatttaatactacttttataaaagcgtttgcgaggttatttttattattaatctaacggatcttaagtatctcgtaccttttatataattacctaagggctataatatcgattataagcctcttttctttcgtcgttcctaatttaataaggcattcgtatagcaaataggaatttatataaataaccattagaataggtaaaaggctaattcgatcggtaatcttccttagcgtcgttaaaatcgcataggagaggttaatattattaactatactataaacctccgacgctaatatacttctcgttacccgcttacttttagttaacgaatagtagattatattaccgtatataataaattcgctctcgcttatactctcgttagctaggataataatataccctaattacgaagtaaggtcgttattattcataaataacctattaataaagacgtagagcttactagtcataaagtcgatcgggtaataaacgagaccttaattaagatttatttattactacttaagccgcttattaagtaccttaacgtcttatttagttagatttataacctacgctactttagtataattaaaagtcgccttaagttaataaatacttataatatatacccctcgcgcgagcttaactttatactactttttaatattaattatatttagattaacgaggttaatcttcttaccctaccccttttattaaaaaacgacggcttcctttttaattataaaaatcccgctgttaaatactaggggggtatttattataaggaccttttttagctttgctacgaagcccgctttttaaagctctttatcctctttttttataaagttaatattaaataagcttaatatatcgttagtctatattctaacgatcctaaattagttaccttcgtactctgcgactagtaagtacgggtcgtacgtagaggtaattattaatagttaattaatataaaaatcgtagtaagtagcttactaataagtgcccgattttacaagcctatatagtagcttaagtactttaataatcgtgccttctaagtacttactagctatttcctttagtaaatgggctaggattttctttataagccctgtggccgattaggtataggcctaggtaatattacggctctaaatcttatatcccttctttcgtagcgatactattagtactattattaatcgttagctatagcgctatatagtaggcgattatataagtagcgttacctttttaacattaccgtacccctagattacgtatttaaacttcttatacggctagggtattcttttccctttaatcttacgaactattcgtaatttaaatatgcagaggtttatatatttttctaagtcgtataagataaattaatagacccctcgattataaaaagtatctatttcgataagatttgatcccttatacggctttttagtagttataattacgctttttttacgtagtttaaccgctagctcgaaatcggctttctcttttactatataaaaggtattaattacctcgtcgctagtaataaattgccgcgttagggcttgccgttatagtcttttacgacgtctcgctagtagtattagtacccttttagtaatttcctcttcctcgtcgtctattagtactattacgacgattttattaaggatgatttcctatacctctaccgcgggttatatagtttcccttagctcttcttctttttataagttaaaaattacctcgttaggatctatatagtacggtctaactactataattaatacttcgagtagctagttacgatctcttgcgactatataaaagcgctcgttaacggaaattaacttatatagcctagtttattattaagtaatttcgcgctatacttatatatttaaatttagcggtatatttagattatcccctatatcgggcctattgcgcgtagtaattacctcgttaacttatttttttatacttacttcgcgcagtgcccgtattacttttttaattactcgggctcgttagcttatatctAGCGATAGTAGCAAGGCTAAggttattcttaaatatattctaaatactaatagcgttagtataagtccgttaggccccatagtatcgttatagtatttaaatactatctagaggtattcgtcgttagtaaaatccggattttcctctttaataattctaaacgccctttttaactactagtataccctttttacctttttaatactatagtgcgctttaacgggtacgacttttagctatataccgtaagccgttatattatccctaaattttattaacttaaagctagtattagcgtcggttctaataccgtctagcggtccttagtatatattagtctagctttttcgtagggctacccatattatctttacttatagatcccggaggaattgccctatttagaaagatataactacgttgattatatatagtactagccgactatttaagtagaaaatattaataactatttcctagttaaagttaagcttattacgtaatttaaacttaaatctacgtaggctctgcgtatttatttagcattagtaatatacttttattaactactttagcgcccctatttcgatattattattatttaatttctttaagaagttatatagcctcgtaactaacgggtacccaaatctctagtagagttttctaagctcactttccgttaagtaattaattaacttcgtatcgttaataagctttataaacgcatgcgcctatcgtcgtttaactacctcgaagtacttattactaaagattctattcctcgtgttattaaatataatacctagtcgatctatatcttttaaatataagagaaatagggtattaacaggtaaaatatagaaagttatcgttctgaAGTGcgtctttacttttactatacttagggcgatgatttccttacctaggccgaaactaatcctcgtaatacctactattaacgtattaagcgttactaatacgatcttttatagcgcttagaattgcccttttcttttagttaactattacgataccttagtatctaaaataatcctataaaaatcgtctaggctatactttttactcgtataaaatacttatataagcttagtattcgagggatctaaatagtataaaaaggacccctctagctacccctagatttgcttagtactatgttccttttctttaaatatcgagagagatagtatcttctccttaattattaagaaaataggcttcggccctattaaattcgcccttttagccgcctccgtatccgttatttaaaggaccttcccttactatccgtaaataaaagcctacttattaaaagcttttactaccctctatttatttagcctcgtatatcctctaaaggctaacgg
Proteins encoded in this region:
- a CDS encoding methyltransferase domain-containing protein, whose amino-acid sequence is MSASTLSNAVYFPLFLRWLYDTLVLGFYCPLAWGCPRDVLSGHYSKHISSLVKPNARLLDIGVGTGFFMQRAPLPPDSIIFLVDINQNPLAEAQHRIQLAHPDVIVDTVQADVFVLGDRHTSQLPSSLHMGSNGQFDVISCMLLLHCLPGSSKRKGEAMAGLGRLLKPDGVLVGATVLGGGVKHNAFGRFLMFWHNLLGVFHNNKDYAADIVEPLKAGFKYVDWQMVGTTLLFEAKAPRARSIGRVWLWAPKGIVRDFVYTAAPQTAMNGGPQARLTEEAETEGLQSFRSQA